One Chaetodon trifascialis isolate fChaTrf1 chromosome 12, fChaTrf1.hap1, whole genome shotgun sequence DNA window includes the following coding sequences:
- the LOC139340567 gene encoding atypical chemokine receptor 3-like — protein sequence MSLSTSELEDLFEWLGDPNVSETISNISSVGTMMCATAFNRNALLYSMCVLYTFIFIIGLAANALVLWVNVRAQRDSAPRHETHMYIAHLAVADLCVCATLPVWVSSLAQQGHWPFGEVACKLTHLLFSVNLFSSIFFLACMSVDRYLSVTKHGDNGGGMRRKLIRRGACVGVWLLALVASLPDTYFLHTVKATHGDAMLCRPVYPEENPREWMVGVQLSFILLGFVLPFPVIAVFYALLASAFTRSSTSSSSSSTVEQERRVSRRVILAYIVVFLGCWGPYHGVLLVDALSQLGLVPLTCGLENVIYLALHLTQCLSLLHCCFNPILYNFINRNYRYDLMKAFIFKYSTRTGLARLIEASNMSETEYSAVAVDNPPQI from the coding sequence atgagtCTGAGCACTAGTGAGCTGGAGGACCTGTTTGAGTGGCTTGGGGACCCCAATGTCTCCGAAACCATCAGCAACATATCAAGTGTGGGTACAATGATGTGTGCCACGGCGTTCAACCGCAACGCACTGCTCTACTCCATGTGTGTCCTCTAcactttcatcttcatcatcggCCTGGCTGCTAACGCTCTGGTCCTCTGGGTAAACGTCCGTGCGCAAAGAGATTCTGCCCCTCGCCATGAGACGCACATGTACATCGCCCACCTGGCGGTTGCAGACCTGTGCGTGTGCGCCACCCTGCCTGTGTGGGTGAGCTCGCTGGCCCAGCAGGGCCACTGGCCCTTCGGTGAGGTGGCGTGCAAACTCACCCACCTGCTGTTCTCCGTCAACCTCTTCAGCAGCATCTTCTTCCTGGCCTGCATGAGCGTGGACCGCTACCTAAGCGTGACGAAGCACGGAGACAATGGGGGAGGGATGAGAAGAAAATTAATCCGCCGTGGAGCTTGTGTAGGGGTGTGGCTTCTGGCTCTGGTCGCCTCCCTGCCAGACACCTACTTCCTGCATACTGTGAAGGCAACACATGGGGACGCAATGCTGTGCAGGCCTGTGTACCCAGAGGAAAACCCCAGGGAGTGGATGGTGGGCGTGCAGCTGAGCTTCATCCTGCTGGGCTTTGTTCTCCCTTTCCCTGTCATTGCAGTATTCTACGCCCTGCTGGCCAGCGCTTTCACCCGCTCCTCTACTTCTTCTTCATCGTCTTCCACAGTGGAGCAGGAGCGCCGTGTGAGCCGCAGGGTAATCCTGGCCTACATCGTGGTGTTTCTGGGCTGCTGGGGGCCCTACCACGGCGTCCTCCTGGTTGATGCTCTGTCTCAGCTGGGCCTGGTGCCTCTGACCTGTGGCCTGGAGAATGTGATCTACTTGGCCTTACACCTCACCCAGTGTCTGTCCTTGCTCCACTGCTGTTTCAACCCCATCCTCTACAACTTCATCAACAGAAACTACCGCTATGacctcatgaaggccttcaTCTTTAAATACTCCACGAGGACGGGCCTGGCACGCCTCATTGAGGCTTCCAACATGTCCGAGACTGAGTACTCTGCTGTAGCTGTGGACAACCCACCGCAGATCTGA